Genomic DNA from Candidatus Omnitrophota bacterium:
GAACCTGCGCGCATACAGAAGCGCCTTGAGAACTCCGACAAAAACCCCTTTCTTCCCCCTCTTTTTATCGTGAAGAGCCGGCCGATAATCATCCAGACTTAAATAAATCAAATCAAGCCCGGCCCGCTTTAGCTGCGAAACAAGATTTGAATCAAGCAACAACCCGTTACTTTCAAGAGACATAAAAAAATTGCGCTGTTTCCCAAGCGCAATGATCTCGCACAGATCGCTTCGCAATGTCGGCTCTCCCCCGGACAGGTCTACGTGGGTGAATCCGCCTAACAACAGATCGTCGAATATCTCCTTGATCCGATCGAGAGACAGCTCATTCGGGATGCTGTGGCCCAGGTATTTTATGCCGCAATGCCCGCAGTTACACTGGCAATCATAAGTTAAACTTAACTGGGCGACGGATCCTAAGTTATGCATAATGGTCGACATCCATGTTTTCCACAACGATTCCCCGTTTTTTTAACGAAACAACCCTGTTGGCAATTCCCAGCCTTTTTTCCTGCTCCCGCGCATCAACCTTGGGCCCTATTTTGCTGGCCCGGGTCAACGGGTTGTCAGAATACGTTATAATCATAAATTCATCAAATAAGACAGCGGCTTCCAATGACTCCAAATAATCCTTCATTGTTTCTGTGGGAAAGTTTATCAGCAGATGCGTGTATAGCCAAACGGCGGGGTTGAGACTCTTGATTTCTTTGACTATTTTCTTAACATCATCGACCTCATACTTCCTGCCCATGAGGCCCAGAATCCGTCGAGACCCGGATTGTATGGGGACATTGATATAGCTGATATTCCCTTTAGAGATAAAACAATGGAGCCTCGGGTATAAACGGATAAAATCACCCGGGAAAAAATTGCTGATTTTAAGCTTAATGTCATCGTGTCTAAGGCAGATCTTTTGTATCAATTCAACCAAATCGCTGCCGATATCAGCCCCGTAACTTCCGCAATCATCCGCCAGCAGGACAATCTCATCCCTTCCTTGCTCGGAGGCCTGCTGGATATCGCGGAGGATCTCATCATGGCTCCGGCTGACAACATCGCCCTTGGCTTTCTTGATATTGCAGTAACTGCAGCTGTACTTGCATCCCTGGCAAATGAGGACAAAATGCTCTCCATCCGTAATCTTTGTTTGATACGGGACGAATATTCTCGGGTCCACAGAATCATTCTTGATGGAATCCACCGGATGTTCAAACGCAAAAAATTTCTCAAGGGATTTTAATTCTCTTGGGCCGACAAAAACCATTTTGGGTTCAGGGCCTGCGCCTTTTGATTGAAAAGCCATCGCATAACAGCCAAAGATGACAACCTTCTCGATGTCTTTCTTCTGCAAAGCCGTGTCAATCAGCTGTTGGGCTTCAAGCATTTTAGCCTTCGTCACGCAACAGGTATTGACTAAGATAACGGGACAACCCAAGGGGTATCTAAAATCAACGCTGTACCCATTCATCTTCAGGAAATGCACGGCCCTGTTAAATAAAAACCCGCTGGGTTCACAACTTTTACTGCCGTTTAATATGCCAATTCTATATTTTTGGTCTATTTTCATTGATTTTTAATTTCTTAACAAAGGATGACCTGTATCCCCGCTTCGTCCCAGACGGACATTCCAAGCAGATGCCGGAACTCGTAAGCGACCCCTACACCCGGGGAGGCTGGTCACTAAATACTCAAGGTTAATTTTTTCGGAATTAAACGGCCTTATGAAAAACTGAGCGGTTGGAGTCATATCAAGAGGGGGGTTATTTTTGCGTCTTGGGGACTGTCTTTGCCTTCGGAGTTCCTTTCTTCTCTTCTGCCTCAAGCTCCTTGATCAAATTCTCGATCTCTTTGTCTTCCGCCTCTTTGACAATTACGGGGGATGCTGAAAAAAGGGCCCGCTGAAGCAACATTTTCATGTTGTCCGCGTTGGTCTTCAAACTGCTGAAATAATGCGCGTAATTAAGAAGCTCATCGGAAAAATCCAGGGCCAGCTTTTCCAGATCCTGTTTGTCTTTTTTAGGCTTAAGCCAAGCCGCAACCAGGTCCTTTTTCTCTTCCTCAAGCCTGACATTGGCCCTGTCCATAAAAACATAACTGGCCGAATGAATGGACTGCAAAGGATAAACCTTCAAATCGACCGGGACCTTGATCCAACCGTCTTCTTTTTCAAACTTTGTCTTCATAATAAACTCCAGAAATATTAACCAGCATCTTGTTAGGAGAACCTCAATACCCTTTTACAGTATACCCACTTTTGGGTCTTTTTCAATAATCTTTGCTTTAACCTCCCCCGTCCCATATCCCGGCCAGTCCCCGGGAGACCAGGTCGGAGTTGAGCCAGCGGCCGCGGGCGGCCACGGCGTGGGGATCGGGTTCATTGGGCTGGTAAAAGACGTCGGCCAGGTAGCGGTCGTATTTGTCGCTCTTGTAGGTCTTGATGATAAGGAACTTCACTCCCGACAGCTCCTGCGTGACATATTGCCTGGCTTTTTGTCCCCGCAGGGTGTCGATCTCGGGCGCGTCAATACCGGACAGCCGCAGGCGCTGTTGGGTCCAGATGCCGAAGCCCTGGTCGATCGCGGCCAGCAGGGTGTCGCCGTCAATGACGCGCAGGACGCCGGCCTTGAACGTGTAGAGCCGGTCCACAGGCGTGTCCGTGACCTTCAGCCGGTAACCGTCCTTTGTTTTCTGCGAAACGTACACCCGCTTGATGTCCAGCTCCGCGTCAGCGGGCGGGGCTTCGATCCGGCTGGAAAATCCACAGTCCACAAACCACGGCACCTCCACTCCCTCAAAATCCCCGGCCCGGGCCAGTTTATAAGTGTACAGCTTCCCCCGGACCGGTTCGCGCAAGGCCGCCCCGCTTTCCGGTTCGTCCCGCAGGGATTCCGAAAGCGATAGCCGCAGCTCATTGGCGTTGATGCTCCCCTTGCGGATGCGGGAGATCCACGTTAGCCGGTCCTTCTCCTCCGGCACGGCCAGGAGATACCGGTAATGCGACCAGCTCAAGCCGGCGGTGTTGTTCAGTTTTGGGAAATACCGGAAGAATTGTTCACAATGCTGGAGGGTGCGGCTGTTGATGTCCAGATCGCGGGAGAGTTTCTGGTAGAAGGCGCCGACGGCGCCGCGGGGCCGGGCGTTTTCGTCGAGGTAAGAATGAATCAGCCGCCCGATGGACCAATACGTGCGGATCTTCTGCTGTTCCAGCAGGCGCTCCGCCTTCTCGATGCCGGCGGCC
This window encodes:
- a CDS encoding DUF1016 N-terminal domain-containing protein, with the translated sequence MPPQIVPTGYGKLLAAIRTEMAAGIEKAERLLEQQKIRTYWSIGRLIHSYLDENARPRGAVGAFYQKLSRDLDINSRTLQHCEQFFRYFPKLNNTAGLSWSHYRYLLAVPEEKDRLTWISRIRKGSINANELRLSLSESLRDEPESGAALREPVRGKLYTYKLARAGDFEGVEVPWFVDCGFSSRIEAPPADAELDIKRVYVSQKTKDGYRLKVTDTPVDRLYTFKAGVLRVIDGDTLLAAIDQGFGIWTQQRLRLSGIDAPEIDTLRGQKARQYVTQELSGVKFLIIKTYKSDKYDRYLADVFYQPNEPDPHAVAARGRWLNSDLVSRGLAGIWDGGG
- a CDS encoding radical SAM protein encodes the protein MKIDQKYRIGILNGSKSCEPSGFLFNRAVHFLKMNGYSVDFRYPLGCPVILVNTCCVTKAKMLEAQQLIDTALQKKDIEKVVIFGCYAMAFQSKGAGPEPKMVFVGPRELKSLEKFFAFEHPVDSIKNDSVDPRIFVPYQTKITDGEHFVLICQGCKYSCSYCNIKKAKGDVVSRSHDEILRDIQQASEQGRDEIVLLADDCGSYGADIGSDLVELIQKICLRHDDIKLKISNFFPGDFIRLYPRLHCFISKGNISYINVPIQSGSRRILGLMGRKYEVDDVKKIVKEIKSLNPAVWLYTHLLINFPTETMKDYLESLEAAVLFDEFMIITYSDNPLTRASKIGPKVDAREQEKRLGIANRVVSLKKRGIVVENMDVDHYA